Proteins from one Salmonella bongori NCTC 12419 genomic window:
- a CDS encoding NADP-dependent oxidoreductase: MEQHAHRNRRWVLASRPHGAPQMDNFRLEEDEVATPGEGQVLLRTVFLSLDPYMRGRMSDEPSYAPPIEPGCVMVGGTISRVVASNHPDYRPGDWVLSDNGWQDYDISDGKGLVKLGDNPEHPSWSLGILGMPGFTAYMGLLDIGQPKAGETLVVAAATGPVGATVGQIGKLKGCRVVGVAGGAEKCRHATEVLGFDLCLDHHAGDFSQQLAQACPQGIDIYYENVGGKVFDAVLPLLNTSARIPLCGLVSGYNATTLPDGPDRLPLLMATLLKKRIRLQGFIIDQDYGHRIHEFRQDMERWIKEGKIHYREQITDGLENAPDAFIGLLEGKNFGKVVIRLAEEA; encoded by the coding sequence ATGGAGCAACACGCACACCGAAATCGTCGTTGGGTTCTGGCTTCGCGTCCCCACGGCGCGCCCCAGATGGATAACTTCCGCCTCGAGGAAGATGAGGTCGCGACGCCCGGTGAAGGACAGGTGCTATTACGTACCGTTTTTTTATCGCTCGACCCCTATATGCGTGGTCGCATGAGCGATGAACCGTCCTATGCGCCGCCCATCGAGCCTGGCTGTGTCATGGTTGGTGGCACGATTAGCCGCGTTGTCGCATCGAACCATCCTGATTATCGGCCGGGTGATTGGGTGCTGAGTGACAATGGCTGGCAGGATTACGACATTTCCGATGGCAAGGGATTGGTAAAACTGGGCGATAATCCGGAACATCCATCCTGGTCACTGGGGATATTAGGGATGCCGGGATTTACCGCTTATATGGGCCTGCTGGATATCGGTCAGCCGAAAGCGGGGGAAACACTGGTAGTCGCTGCGGCTACCGGCCCCGTAGGCGCAACGGTAGGACAAATTGGCAAGCTGAAGGGCTGTCGGGTTGTTGGCGTTGCCGGCGGCGCGGAAAAATGCCGTCACGCAACGGAAGTATTGGGATTTGATCTGTGCCTTGATCATCACGCCGGTGATTTTTCGCAACAGCTTGCTCAGGCCTGCCCACAGGGAATTGATATCTATTATGAGAATGTCGGCGGTAAAGTCTTTGATGCTGTATTGCCGCTACTCAACACCTCGGCGCGAATTCCGCTTTGCGGTCTGGTCAGCGGCTATAATGCAACGACGCTACCGGACGGCCCGGACAGGCTGCCTCTGTTGATGGCGACATTACTCAAAAAGCGAATCCGTTTGCAGGGTTTTATTATCGACCAGGATTATGGCCACCGGATACATGAATTTCGGCAAGACATGGAGCGTTGGATCAAAGAAGGGAAAATTCACTATCGTGAACAGATTACCGATGGGCTGGAAAATGCGCCTGACGCATTTATAGGGCTGCTGGAGGGGAAGAACTTTGGCAAAGTCGTGATACGCTTAGCGGAAGAGGCGTAA
- the srfA gene encoding virulence-associated effector SrfA, which translates to MAKTLLRSGNLDDYQAVGGGGQAVFESALQIRETLRLRKQQAMADCLAIPQLNDNGERVDWYSPIEGQAIAWKAADEETRFRALRYLASTFENAAALSRKSLQSGKTPLQLFGSLLEKATQFPGENHVFLVNGKPIITFWGFVNLNENTREDVLDCLRITEAIPEISLVEPEQKQEPEEEPLVEATFNQADEPLLTAVIEPLKTPEPAAPSMIVSEPEPSSAALPVDQWKPARRLPRWSLPVAAVVIAVAVTPFFWPHSSAEDPSPVRAAPVAIAKTRVNPLPELMAHLPLHRADVTPAVKAAPQPEASVVIAAIPKDTLVMDGTQMKLGTTRFLNGNWRVSLDVKDPITGKPPSLRYQIQNNKGTARVVHGDNVICRAEIFSGLHQTGELMIKSRGNARCTDGSRYPMPEITCEAGANDVATCTARYDDHAEIPLTFKKIGA; encoded by the coding sequence GTGGCAAAAACTCTCTTGCGCAGCGGCAATCTGGATGATTATCAGGCCGTGGGCGGCGGCGGGCAGGCCGTATTTGAATCAGCATTGCAAATTCGCGAAACGCTTCGTCTGCGTAAACAGCAGGCGATGGCCGATTGTCTGGCCATACCGCAGCTTAACGATAATGGCGAGCGGGTCGACTGGTATTCGCCGATTGAAGGCCAGGCGATAGCGTGGAAAGCGGCTGATGAAGAGACGCGTTTTCGGGCATTACGTTACTTAGCCAGTACATTTGAAAACGCGGCCGCACTGAGCCGGAAAAGCCTGCAATCCGGCAAAACACCGTTACAGCTATTTGGTTCGCTGCTTGAAAAAGCAACGCAATTTCCCGGCGAAAATCATGTGTTTCTGGTGAACGGAAAACCGATTATTACCTTCTGGGGATTCGTTAATCTGAACGAAAACACACGCGAGGACGTCCTGGACTGCCTGCGGATAACCGAGGCGATACCCGAAATCTCTCTGGTGGAACCGGAACAGAAGCAGGAACCCGAAGAGGAACCGCTTGTGGAGGCGACATTCAACCAGGCGGATGAGCCCTTGCTGACCGCGGTTATCGAACCGCTAAAAACGCCAGAACCTGCTGCGCCGTCGATGATTGTCAGCGAGCCGGAACCCTCCTCCGCTGCCCTCCCTGTTGACCAGTGGAAACCGGCACGACGTCTGCCGCGGTGGAGCTTACCTGTTGCTGCGGTGGTTATTGCCGTTGCCGTCACGCCTTTTTTCTGGCCTCACTCCTCCGCTGAAGATCCCTCTCCTGTTCGCGCCGCACCTGTCGCTATCGCGAAAACCAGGGTTAACCCGTTGCCGGAGTTGATGGCGCATTTACCATTGCATCGCGCTGATGTGACGCCCGCCGTCAAAGCAGCGCCACAGCCGGAAGCGTCTGTTGTTATTGCCGCGATCCCAAAAGATACGCTGGTAATGGATGGTACGCAGATGAAACTTGGCACTACGCGATTTTTAAATGGTAACTGGCGAGTCAGCCTGGATGTCAAAGATCCGATTACTGGCAAGCCGCCCTCTCTACGCTATCAGATTCAAAATAATAAAGGTACCGCGCGCGTAGTACATGGCGATAACGTGATTTGCCGGGCGGAGATTTTCTCTGGCCTGCATCAAACGGGTGAACTGATGATAAAAAGTCGCGGTAATGCGCGTTGCACCGATGGTTCACGTTATCCGATGCCGGAAATTACCTGTGAAGCGGGCGCAAATGACGTTGCAACCTGTACTGCCCGTTATGACGACCACGCGGAGATTCCGTTGACGTTTAAAAAGATAGGTGCCTGA
- a CDS encoding YgdI/YgdR family lipoprotein yields MKKLFICSGLGIMFFMLAGCTTNYVMTTKSGQTIVTQGKPQLDKETGMTSYTDQDGNQREINSNDVSQLIEAD; encoded by the coding sequence ATGAAGAAGTTATTTATATGCTCAGGTTTGGGCATAATGTTTTTTATGCTTGCGGGGTGTACAACCAACTATGTCATGACGACCAAAAGCGGGCAAACCATTGTCACGCAGGGCAAGCCGCAGTTGGATAAAGAGACGGGCATGACCAGTTATACCGATCAGGATGGCAATCAGCGAGAAATTAACAGCAATGATGTGTCACAGTTGATTGAGGCAGATTAA
- a CDS encoding GntR family transcriptional regulator: MPGTEKTQHISLTTQVENGLKHQLSIGALKPGARLITKNIAQELGISITPVREALLRLVSSNALAVAPAQAFMVPELSLERLVEINTIRTSLEEMAVEAAAGAITPEREQHLNMLLDKFAQALESGAMEDILLANRAFRFTIYQYANMPTLCGMIEQLWVRLGPSLHFLYEDFKLDGFQNGVELYRKLLSALVTGDKKVSRHCLQDVLQNNIAAIKHQYLGEI; encoded by the coding sequence ATGCCGGGTACGGAAAAAACACAACATATAAGCCTGACCACACAGGTTGAAAATGGGTTAAAGCATCAATTGTCAATCGGCGCATTAAAGCCAGGCGCAAGGCTTATCACTAAAAATATTGCACAGGAACTGGGAATAAGTATTACACCGGTTCGTGAGGCATTGCTAAGGCTGGTCTCTTCCAACGCGCTTGCCGTCGCACCGGCGCAAGCATTTATGGTGCCTGAACTCTCGCTGGAAAGGCTGGTGGAGATCAATACAATTCGAACCTCTCTGGAAGAGATGGCCGTGGAGGCTGCGGCTGGTGCGATCACACCTGAACGCGAACAGCACCTGAATATGCTCCTGGATAAATTTGCCCAAGCGCTGGAAAGCGGTGCGATGGAGGATATTCTTCTGGCCAACCGTGCCTTTCGGTTTACGATCTATCAATATGCGAATATGCCAACCCTGTGTGGCATGATTGAGCAATTATGGGTACGCCTGGGACCGAGTCTACATTTTTTATATGAAGACTTTAAGCTGGATGGTTTTCAAAACGGCGTTGAACTGTACAGAAAATTGCTGAGTGCTTTAGTGACTGGTGATAAAAAAGTCAGTCGTCACTGTTTACAGGACGTTTTGCAAAACAACATCGCAGCAATTAAACATCAATACTTAGGAGAGATATAA
- the ansP gene encoding L-asparagine permease: MKTHTTHAAEQHAAKRRWLNAHEEGYHKAMGNRQVQMIAIGGAIGTGLFLGAGARLQMAGPALALVYLVCGLFSFFILRALGELVLHRPSSGSFVSYAREFLGEKAAYVAGWMYFINWAMTGIVDITAVALYMHYWGAFGDVPQWVFALGALAIVGTMNMIGVKWFAEMEFWFALVKVLAIVIFLVVGTIFLGTGQPLDGNTTGFHLITDNGGFFPHGLLPALVLIQGVVFAFASIELVGTAAGECKDPQTMVPKAINSVIWRIGLFYVGSVVLLVLLLPWNAYQAGQSPFVTFFSKLGVPYIGSIMNIVVLTAALSSLNSGLYCTGRILRSMSMGGSAPKFMAKMSRQHVPYAGILATLVVYVVGVFLNYLVPSRVFEIVLNFASLGIIASWAFIMVCQMRLRQAIKEGKAADVSFKLPFAPFTSWLTLLFLLSVLVLMAFDYPNGTYTIASLPLIAILLVAGWFGVRRRVEEIHRTAPATAAPAESIERVVLKEEAAT; the protein is encoded by the coding sequence ATGAAAACACATACTACGCACGCCGCAGAGCAACATGCGGCGAAACGACGCTGGCTGAACGCCCATGAAGAGGGCTATCACAAAGCGATGGGGAATCGTCAAGTCCAGATGATTGCTATCGGCGGCGCGATTGGTACCGGATTATTTTTAGGCGCAGGCGCCCGATTGCAAATGGCCGGGCCGGCGCTTGCACTGGTCTATCTGGTGTGCGGCCTTTTTTCCTTTTTCATTTTGCGCGCGCTCGGCGAACTGGTATTGCATCGCCCCTCCAGCGGGAGCTTCGTTTCGTATGCCCGTGAATTTTTGGGTGAAAAAGCGGCCTATGTCGCGGGCTGGATGTACTTTATTAACTGGGCGATGACCGGGATCGTCGATATCACCGCCGTGGCGTTATATATGCATTACTGGGGCGCATTTGGCGACGTTCCGCAGTGGGTATTTGCGCTCGGTGCGTTAGCTATTGTGGGTACGATGAATATGATCGGCGTAAAGTGGTTTGCCGAAATGGAGTTCTGGTTCGCGCTGGTGAAAGTGCTGGCGATCGTTATCTTCCTGGTCGTAGGCACAATTTTCCTCGGAACCGGTCAGCCGCTTGATGGCAATACCACCGGATTCCATCTGATTACTGATAATGGTGGATTTTTTCCGCATGGCCTGTTGCCCGCGCTGGTACTGATTCAGGGCGTGGTGTTCGCCTTTGCTTCAATTGAGCTGGTTGGTACTGCCGCCGGCGAGTGCAAAGATCCGCAGACAATGGTGCCAAAAGCCATCAATAGCGTGATTTGGCGTATCGGTCTCTTCTATGTGGGATCGGTTGTATTGCTGGTGCTGCTGCTACCGTGGAATGCCTACCAGGCGGGGCAAAGCCCGTTCGTCACCTTCTTTTCTAAACTTGGCGTGCCTTACATCGGCAGTATCATGAATATCGTGGTATTGACTGCCGCGCTATCCAGTCTGAATTCCGGGCTTTATTGTACGGGCCGAATCTTACGCTCGATGTCGATGGGGGGTTCCGCGCCGAAATTCATGGCGAAAATGAGCCGTCAGCATGTACCTTATGCGGGTATTCTGGCGACGTTGGTCGTTTATGTTGTTGGCGTATTCCTCAATTATCTGGTGCCCTCCCGTGTATTCGAAATCGTCCTGAATTTTGCCTCACTCGGCATTATCGCCTCGTGGGCGTTTATCATGGTATGCCAGATGCGTTTACGCCAGGCAATAAAAGAAGGCAAAGCCGCAGACGTCAGTTTTAAACTGCCCTTTGCGCCCTTTACCTCGTGGTTGACACTGCTGTTCCTGTTAAGCGTGCTGGTTCTCATGGCGTTTGACTATCCGAATGGAACATACACGATCGCCTCGCTGCCGCTAATCGCCATTCTGCTGGTCGCCGGCTGGTTTGGCGTGCGCCGTCGCGTGGAGGAAATCCATCGCACTGCGCCAGCCACTGCGGCTCCGGCGGAGAGTATAGAGCGTGTAGTCTTAAAAGAAGAGGCCGCGACCTGA
- the mddA gene encoding L-methionine sulfoximine/L-methionine sulfone acetyltransferase (Keep exception level- 87% similar to E. coli K12 P76112, different gene symbol), translated as MTIRFADKTDCAAITEIYNHAVLHTAAIWNDQTVDTDNRLAWYEARQLLGYPVLVSEEDGVVTGYASFGDWRSFEGFRYTVEHSVYVHPAHQGKGLGRKLLSRLIDEARLCGKHVMVAGIESQNRASIRLHQSLGFTATAQMPQVGVKFGRWLDLTFMQLQLDKRAAPDGGC; from the coding sequence ATGACGATTCGCTTTGCTGATAAAACAGACTGCGCTGCGATTACTGAAATCTATAACCATGCTGTATTACATACCGCAGCCATCTGGAATGATCAGACGGTTGATACGGATAACCGCCTTGCCTGGTATGAGGCCCGTCAGTTGCTGGGTTATCCGGTGTTGGTCAGCGAAGAAGATGGTGTTGTGACTGGCTATGCCTCGTTTGGCGACTGGCGCAGTTTCGAGGGTTTTCGCTATACCGTCGAGCATTCAGTCTATGTCCATCCGGCCCACCAGGGAAAAGGGCTGGGGCGAAAACTGCTCAGCCGGCTCATCGACGAAGCCCGGCTCTGCGGCAAACACGTGATGGTGGCAGGTATTGAATCACAAAATAGGGCTTCAATACGCTTGCACCAGTCGCTGGGGTTTACCGCCACAGCGCAAATGCCGCAGGTCGGCGTGAAGTTTGGTCGCTGGCTGGATCTCACCTTCATGCAGCTCCAGCTTGATAAGCGCGCTGCACCGGACGGGGGCTGTTAA
- a CDS encoding YdcY family protein, with product MSHLEEVSARVDAAIEESVIAHMNELLIALSDDTELSREDRYAQQQRLRTAIAHHGRQHKEDRDARREQFTKGGTIL from the coding sequence ATGTCGCACCTGGAGGAAGTGAGCGCTCGCGTGGATGCCGCCATTGAAGAGAGCGTTATTGCCCATATGAATGAATTACTGATCGCCCTGAGCGATGATACTGAATTAAGCCGGGAAGATCGTTATGCGCAGCAACAGCGTTTACGCACGGCGATTGCACATCATGGCAGGCAACATAAAGAAGACCGGGATGCGCGCCGCGAGCAGTTCACTAAAGGCGGCACGATCCTGTAA
- the pqqU gene encoding TonB-dependent receptor PqqU, translating into MKITSVSQRLCPALLFPLTFSPLLQAASTPDEQTMIVSATPQTVSELDTPAAVSVIEGDDMRLATPRVNLSESLTSVPGLQVQNRQNYAQDLQISIRGFGSRSAFGVRGIRLYVDGIPATMPDGQGQISNIDINSIQNVEVLRGPFSALYGNASGGVINVTTETGQQPPTIEASSYYGSYGSWRYGLKATGAVGDGTQPGDVDYTVSTTRFTTHGYRDHSGARKNLANAKLGVRLDDASKLSLIFNSVDIKADDPGGLTESEWKADPQQAPRAEQYNTRKTIKQTQAGLRYERQLSTQDDISVMAYAGERETTQYQSIPMVAQLKPAQAGGVISLQRHYQGIDSRWTHRGELGVPVTFTTGLNYENMSENRKGYNNFRFNDGDPEFGHKGDLRRDERNLMWNVDPYLQTQWQLTQKLSLDAGVRYSSVWFDSNDHYIMPGNGDDSGDASYHQWLPAGSLKYALTDAWNLYLAAGRGFETPTINELSYRADGQSGFNFDLKPSTNDTVEVGSKTRMGNGLLTAALFQTDTDDEIVVASSMGGRTTYKNAGKTRRQGAELALDQRFAGDWRMKASWTWLDATYRSNVCQGQNCNGNRMPGIARNMGFASLGFVPDEGWYAGADIRYMGDIMADDENTAKAPSYTVVGLNTGYKFNYRQLTVDVFGRVDNLFDKEYIGSVIVNESNGRYYEPAPGRNYGVGINLAWRFE; encoded by the coding sequence ATGAAAATAACTTCCGTTAGTCAGCGACTTTGTCCCGCCCTCTTGTTTCCCTTGACGTTCTCCCCGTTGCTTCAGGCCGCCAGTACGCCCGATGAACAAACGATGATTGTCAGCGCAACGCCGCAGACCGTATCCGAACTGGATACGCCTGCTGCTGTTAGCGTCATTGAAGGAGACGATATGCGTCTGGCGACGCCGCGCGTCAATTTATCTGAATCTCTGACCAGCGTTCCGGGATTACAGGTGCAAAACCGCCAGAACTACGCGCAGGATCTGCAAATCTCTATACGCGGATTTGGCTCGCGTTCCGCCTTTGGCGTGCGGGGCATCCGTCTGTACGTTGATGGCATCCCCGCCACTATGCCGGATGGACAAGGACAAATTTCGAATATTGATATCAACAGCATACAAAACGTTGAAGTGCTGCGCGGCCCCTTCTCGGCGCTTTATGGCAATGCTTCTGGCGGCGTGATAAATGTCACCACGGAAACCGGACAACAGCCGCCCACCATTGAGGCCAGCAGCTATTACGGCAGTTATGGAAGCTGGCGCTATGGGCTAAAAGCAACGGGCGCTGTAGGTGACGGCACTCAGCCCGGTGACGTGGATTACACGGTATCGACGACCCGTTTCACTACCCATGGCTACCGCGATCACAGCGGCGCGCGAAAAAATCTGGCTAACGCCAAACTCGGTGTGCGCCTGGATGATGCCAGTAAACTCTCCTTGATTTTTAATAGTGTAGATATTAAAGCGGACGATCCTGGCGGTCTTACCGAATCGGAATGGAAAGCCGATCCACAACAGGCGCCGCGTGCTGAACAGTACAATACACGCAAAACGATCAAACAAACCCAGGCAGGGTTGCGTTATGAACGCCAGCTCAGCACGCAGGATGATATCAGCGTGATGGCCTATGCCGGAGAACGGGAGACGACGCAATACCAGTCCATTCCCATGGTGGCGCAGCTAAAACCGGCCCAGGCTGGCGGAGTAATCTCCCTGCAACGCCATTATCAGGGTATCGATTCTCGCTGGACTCACCGTGGAGAATTAGGCGTACCGGTCACTTTCACAACCGGATTAAACTATGAAAATATGAGCGAAAACCGTAAAGGTTACAACAACTTTCGTTTTAATGACGGTGACCCCGAGTTTGGGCATAAAGGCGATTTACGGCGGGATGAACGCAACCTGATGTGGAACGTCGATCCTTATCTGCAAACCCAATGGCAGCTTACGCAAAAACTCTCGCTGGATGCTGGCGTACGCTATAGTTCCGTCTGGTTCGACTCTAACGATCACTACATCATGCCTGGCAACGGCGATGACAGCGGCGACGCCAGTTATCATCAATGGCTGCCGGCCGGATCGCTAAAATATGCATTAACTGACGCCTGGAATCTCTACCTTGCCGCCGGACGTGGGTTTGAGACCCCCACCATCAATGAGCTTTCCTATCGTGCCGATGGTCAAAGTGGGTTCAACTTCGACCTGAAACCCTCTACTAACGATACGGTTGAAGTCGGTAGTAAAACGCGCATGGGTAATGGTTTATTGACTGCTGCGTTATTTCAAACCGATACCGATGATGAAATTGTTGTCGCCAGCAGTATGGGGGGACGCACTACTTACAAAAACGCGGGCAAAACTCGCCGCCAGGGGGCGGAGCTCGCTTTGGACCAGCGCTTTGCTGGCGACTGGCGGATGAAAGCGTCCTGGACCTGGCTGGATGCAACCTATCGCAGCAATGTATGTCAGGGCCAGAATTGCAATGGAAACCGAATGCCCGGCATCGCCCGTAATATGGGGTTTGCCTCATTAGGTTTTGTCCCGGATGAGGGATGGTATGCCGGTGCCGACATTCGGTATATGGGTGATATCATGGCCGATGATGAAAATACGGCGAAAGCTCCTTCTTATACCGTTGTTGGTCTGAATACAGGTTATAAATTTAATTACAGACAGCTTACTGTGGATGTTTTTGGACGGGTCGATAATTTGTTTGATAAAGAATATATCGGTTCGGTTATCGTTAATGAGTCCAATGGACGATATTATGAACCAGCACCAGGTCGTAACTATGGCGTAGGGATTAATCTGGCATGGCGGTTTGAATAA
- the yncE gene encoding 7-bladed beta-propeller protein YncE, whose translation MHLRHLFSPRLRGSLLLGSLLVASSFNTLAAEEMLRKAVGKGAYEMAYSQQENALWLATSQSRKLDKGGVVYRLDPVTLDVTQAIHNDLKPFGATINTATQTLWFGNTVNSAVTAIDAKTGDVKGRLVLDARKRTDEVRPLQPRELVADASTNTIYISGVGKESAIWVVDGETIKLKTTIENTGKMSTGLALDSKAQRLYTTNADGEFITIDTASNKILSRKTLLNDGKEHFFINLSLDIAGHRAFITDSKAAEVLVVDTRNGNILARVAAPESLAVLFNPTRNEAYVTHRQAGQVSVIDATSYKVVKTFDTPTYPNSLALSADGKTLYVSVKQKSTREQEATQPDDVIRITL comes from the coding sequence ATGCATTTACGTCATCTTTTTTCGCCACGCCTGCGTGGTTCGCTACTGTTAGGTTCACTCCTCGTCGCATCTTCATTTAACACGCTGGCGGCAGAAGAAATGCTGCGTAAAGCAGTGGGTAAAGGCGCTTATGAGATGGCTTATAGCCAACAGGAAAACGCGCTATGGTTAGCGACGTCACAAAGCCGTAAACTGGATAAAGGTGGCGTGGTTTATCGGCTCGATCCAGTAACGCTGGACGTCACGCAAGCGATTCATAACGATCTCAAGCCGTTCGGCGCCACGATCAATACCGCGACCCAAACGTTGTGGTTCGGCAATACGGTCAACAGCGCCGTGACCGCGATTGACGCCAAAACCGGCGATGTGAAGGGCCGCCTGGTGCTTGATGCGCGCAAACGTACTGATGAGGTTCGCCCGTTACAGCCCCGTGAGCTGGTTGCCGATGCGTCTACCAACACGATCTACATTAGCGGTGTTGGTAAAGAGAGTGCTATTTGGGTAGTGGATGGCGAAACCATCAAACTGAAAACGACGATCGAAAATACCGGCAAAATGAGTACGGGTCTGGCGCTCGACAGTAAAGCGCAACGCCTGTACACCACCAATGCGGATGGTGAATTTATCACCATTGATACTGCCAGTAATAAAATTCTCAGCCGTAAAACGTTGCTGAATGATGGTAAAGAACATTTCTTTATTAACCTGAGCCTTGATATCGCAGGCCATCGCGCGTTCATTACCGACTCGAAAGCAGCAGAAGTTCTGGTTGTCGATACCCGCAATGGCAATATTCTGGCCAGGGTGGCTGCGCCAGAGTCTTTGGCCGTTCTGTTTAACCCAACGCGTAACGAGGCCTACGTCACTCATCGTCAGGCAGGGCAGGTTAGCGTCATTGATGCAACGTCCTATAAAGTCGTTAAAACGTTCGACACGCCGACTTACCCGAACAGCCTGGCCCTGTCGGCAGACGGTAAAACGCTCTATGTCAGCGTGAAACAGAAATCGACGCGTGAACAGGAAGCGACCCAACCGGATGATGTTATCCGCATTACTCTGTAA